The nucleotide sequence ACAATGCAATACGGACAGACATAATTGTACTAAAAAGTCAAAATTAATATTAGGTATTAGACCTGTACAATATTCATATTTGCCATAACGATTTCAAATTACTCGTGTcagttttaatcattatttttttcatttaagcaTATATTATTTCGATAAAATACATAGATGTGTTCTTGCTGAAAATCGTCGGAAATACAAACGTATGAAACTCTATACAAAAACATGCTTACACCTAAAAATCACATGctttgttttgaagataaataccATGTTAATCTTTAAAAACGAAGAAATGAGTTGTAAATCGAGCGTTTGTTTATTTCTGGTCGGCAATCTTGATTCATGTATCTGAGACGGtaaatcaatttattatatacccacaCGCAATaaatatcgcaaaatacggtagtccgtagtccaatatgttaaaatgacatttattattaaaacaagtgACTTTTAAGTGGTCTAGCCAGAAATTGAATAATAATCGTAATCGCCTCGTGAAATctgaatctgcaaaaatccactagagtcgaatacaacctccagGATCAAACGCATTACTAATTACCCTATTTTTTCCACCTCTTGGAGGACGGTAAATATTATCATGGTAAATAGCTCGGTACAATCTTGATTTTGTTATATACAATTACTAACCGCCAATTTACCAGAAACATTACCGGCGGTAAAATTTTACCTTGTataaatctgtttatacaattCGCTACTGGTGAACTTTGTTAATGATCCTTGGGTAATGTGAACTTGATGTTAAAgtcatgtaatttattttattttaacctaCACCGGGTAACGATATGATTCGAAATGGTGTACGTTCCCACACCGTGGCCTAGTCGAATAACTCCATAGTGAATGACACACGGTATATAAGGATCCTAGATGCTCATGTCGTTTACTTCACAATTAACCGAGGATGGTGCTGTTACAAAGATGTCTGGTGTTCACGAGCTTGATCTTTATTCTCGAATTCCGAAGTCTTGGTGAGAGTTTTACTATCATGTTAAAGAATATAATCGATAGCATAATACAACAGCAGTATGATGATCTTTAATTAACTTAATATTACTTATGATTTTATGGTGCCTGGATATTCATTTTCTGTTTGTATTGATAGGAAACAATACTTGTACAATATCTCAAGATGTTGTAACTAATTTTGGGCTTCTTTCGGTTGCCGTACGTTGACGTTTATTCAAAACTGATATCTGACACTGCTATATTCATAATGGTTAAGACTTGAGTTTAATTTGgaaaatgcatactttgataagatttacctgttacgtttttactttatttaggCTTGttgagtgaggtttgtgcacgtaaacttacattttactgaccgttccaaggcggtacctaacaatccttgataaccatacctagttttttttatttagtatatatgcactgtgctgtttgtggagttttgtgctgtttatccatgttttttgtttgccatttttttgtttttgtgttctttgtctttggtgtttatcCAGTACCATTAAACCAggttaatgtttaaagttttggctactgagcttgtttctgtagtttttcacataagtattgttcTGAAAAAATGGCATACCCAAGACAGGAAAAGCACAAAAGTGTATTCTTTTAACTTTTCAATGATACAGTCTTAATGATCCATATTTTAGCTATCATGCTCTACTGCTTGCTTTTTTCATGTGTATTTAAGTATTATACTTGGTACTTTTAATAAGAATCTTAGTGTCACTTCAGCTGGTGTTCCACTTGATAGAGGAGAAACTCTGGTAAAGCGGCTGGCGGATGACCTGGCTGTTCTCATTGAATACGAGGTGGCAAACGCAGGAAGCCCTCCGCGATCCGATGACTTGGATCGGCTTAGGCTGCTGCAAGACAGGGTGCGCGTGGCTGAGGCCCTGGGTGTTGTGTCGGGCGACCAGAATGACATCCAGAAGGTGATCCTAGATCTGCAGGACATGGCCGAAAAGCACAGGGCAAAAAGGTAAATCACCATTTACGTGGTCGTTCGCAAATCATTGGGAATTCTTACTCTACGTTAAATTATATTGCATGtactatatatacaatacagttattcaattattgaccggaaaataataaaatagtttattaacaATATAGTGTAGTATCAATCGGGATAATCTTAGCGATTGTGAAATTGTTCTCTAATTGTTTAGAAGCACTCTTTTAATGTATACTATACACAAAGCACCACATTGTAAAATTTAACTTGAAACTTATATAATGTgtctttaaataaacacttcaCCATGTTCACGTGTCTTCGGgtaatacattgataacaagCTTGAATTCATATTTTGTTTCCTCTCGTAGGGGCGGCGATGACTGTGATGTACCGGCTTGGTGTGGTTATAGCGGCAAGTACGAGCCGTAATAATGATGTCATATAGGATGATATGTTACATCTGATTAATCTATCCTGAATTTTGGCTTTATGAACTGTAGATTTCTTGGCTATGAACATGgtatacatatgtatacttGTGTGTACTTAACATATATCTCTTTTTGTGACTTATAAGACTGGTAGAACATAAGTAACCTATTGGCTGATTTTGGAGATAAGCTGTTATGCTCAATTAAAAACACCTTACACATTTGCGAAACATGGTGCTTGCTTTGTTTTGCATAACCCTTTGAAATACttgtttaataacagaaaataaTGGTCGTATGCAAACTCTCCCAAGGGTCAATACAGGATCTTAGTTCGAGTATTTGAAAGAGcaattaaagaataaataagACTTAGTCTAAGAGACATGTCGAAATTAACcaaagaaaattaatgttatgtgGGTCCAATTGAATATCTATTGTAATGTATTtggggtgagagtggtttacagagagagagagagagagagagagagtgctGAGTTTCGAGGTTATCACAGAAAGAAATAGTTTCATAAGTGGCTAACTACGattacaaatacaattcatTGTGATcacgaataataataataataataataataataataataataataatagcaacaataataataataataataataacaacaacatatattcttaaaactacgccttatacaaaaacaataaaacatattcttacaacaacaataacaacaacaccaccaccaccaattcttaaaactaaaatattctCTATATTTATCTTGGTCGGATTGTGTCCACGAGGGTGAATTGTTATACTATCGTAAATGCTCGACTATATCAGGCAAGCTCGGAACAGAACTATGTTTAAACCGAAGCTCTTCTAGCACTGCGGTATTCACTGCTTGCCCGAAATTTAGCCATTGAAAGCGTTGGAAATACTTTTTCCAGTACATCTGTCTATGCCAACACAACtcacaacaacaaacacaatgccATCTAGCTTTACTAGGCATACACCAACTATTACGGTGCCAACAAGAACCAATACTATTCATACTTATACCACTAATACCCGTACAGCAACaacataaagaaaataaaacaactatctCTACAACAACCGCCACTGCGCCTACAACTGCAGCCAactaacagcaacaacaacaacagaaacgacAACAACATAATCAACCAGATGGTTTTATTGCCGTGAAAATAACAGCAGTGCAAATATCATGCGCTAAAAGCGTTACAAATGCTTTCAGAAAAATAAGCTTtttggcataaaacatcaattttcgaacgtaaatatgaaatatttgtcagcagtcttatatcactgggtGTTAGACATTAACGCAAAAGAACtagctcattctaagacaaaacttcataaaaacattgtcaaaacggtccatCTTTTAGAAGGCAGCTTTAATTAATGATTACAACTTTCATTCAAATTTGCTCAAAATGTGTGGTGAAGAACCGTGTTGATGCGTatgaaaacgatttatatacgCGAATGATTcacttatttcaaatttaacagtttgaatatttCTGTGTTTGATATAAACGTCATGGTTACTTTGTTACAACAttactataaaataaaacaaaaatactgagGAGATGTAAATGAAATGACTCGGGTCATCCCGTTGACTGAATACAGAATGGCGGCACCCACTATATCGTCAATTACTATTACCCTTTACCGCACACATAACACTACGATGTTAACACATAAATAGCAAGAAGTTAGATCGTCTGTATGCGGACACGTGGGTCTTTTTATTGTGTACTTTTGACAGACAAAGATTAAATACAATCTATATAAATAATCACTTTCTTTTTTCAATAGTGTAATGAGGTTACCATTATGTCTACAAGGGGAAGGACAGAAGAACATAACCTTCAATATCAGAGTTACAgctataaaataacaaatgggGAAAAACAGAAACCATGGAACACATGTTTGACCATCTAGTTACTATAAGTTAACCTTTTTGATTTGTATGATTGAATGAAACGTATTTCACAGTGTGAgcaaatgaaatcattttgagAACACGGTAAAATTGTTAGAAGCTTAATCTCTGATTGAGTCAGTATATTTCGATATATTTAGGGATAAATAAGCAACACGTTACTGGTTGCAACTGGActcaataatattttgaaagtgcCTCCAAGACAGATAACGTTGTTAAAAAGTATCTTCACTACAACTGTTGACTGTTAACACATTTTGCTTCTATGGTGAACCATTTCGatagatatattgtttttaaagcgTAACATAACACCATCCAAAATATGATATATCTTTGGTGCGCGACTGCGGCAAAACCCCTTCTGTTATTTCTTGGCTATGTTTAGATCTTTCAATGTTTCCAAcgattctttttttaatgttacccaaagtgaaaatgttttaataatttaaagaaagCGACTGAGAGGACTTAAAGTGGGGGCATGTTACTCGTATTTTCTATAATGAAAGCTGTGTTTATTAGTCCACCGTTAAGTTTAATGATAGTGGTTTAGATAAAGAATCCAGAAAATGTTACAGCGTTTTGCTGATGATGTTTCGGTTTAATACACAGTTTATATTCACAATACTCAGATTTTTCAAGCTTAATtgcttttaacattttaacgcGTTATTACACAGCAACACACATTGTTTAAGCTTTACTGTACGGATGATcaaggcaaaaaaaaatgatgttacaCTGAATGTCCATTGTTTAACGCCATAGACATTGCCAGTAACATCTCTAGTATGAACATAGGGATTCAATAgttataatatctgtcatgtgttttcgttccggatcgaaaaatccgacccgagggcacctgcgttaccaggtaacgaggcttgccgagttaccggctacgcagcgtgcccgacggtcggatttttcgatccggaacggacacacatgatagatattttttctagcataccttgaattacacttttttgtgaaaaatgcatagaaaagcgcagttttgtaaatttcaccaaaaagcacgTGCGATGATGTAagctgacgtcatgacgcgcattaatatttattcgctgcatacgtcaagaagttactttagtatcacgtcttttaagggttattttgttttgttttgaaggtgttttttttgtaatgatagttatggaactcatctattgatatctcataattatggttacattaaatgtaaaataaaataaatgaaaagtattacgtcacagcgcgtgactcatctggcatgggggatgccagatgggattttccagcacggctgacgtcaccggaaatgcctatccggtgtgctagaatattAGTTATGGacgtataaataatttatacagCATGCCgtagttaattataaaaaagcaatgttCTTATTAGTTTTCTTTGTTCTAAGTATATACGTGTGCTTTAACTATTTTAGCATTAGGTCTGTAGGTCCATTGACCTAGCAAATGTATCATACATACCCTCCGATCAACAGCCAAAAATTAGAGAGAAACTTAAATCAGTGTTAGGCTATAAGGGCTTAATCCTGGCACGTTATTGCATTCCAATGTTTTGTAGTTATAACCAACATCATTGAATGAATATATTCTGCCAAAGCCTGTACAATCCATCATCCCAACCGAGGTTTGACTCCATGACCAAGGGAGATAATTAGAATAATTGATCTTGCTAGTTTCATTCATGGTTAAGACCAATATTACGAACGCAACATAAGTCAGAAGTATGCCTCCTAAAAAATTCCGCCAAAGCAAATTTGTGGGTCTACTTCTGAACAAATTTGCCCCACAAATTTTTATCTAATGTTCAACGTATTTGACTGCAGAAGCATCATTGAGGAACTAGGTTATAGCTGCCTATAGCTACGTATATATTCAAAATCTGAAAGTTTTAACATTCCTAGCTCCATGGATAAGAGCTAATTGCCGcccggtttaaaaaaaataacttttgaaacaCTCGTTTTCATTTGCATCCAATCCACTATGGGCTTTACCCGCTCGAGCAACGAGTACCAGTTTGTTGGTCTGATATCTATTTTATAAGAGTCGAAAGTGCAGCTCTCTATCCGCTATATGTCACTATTGGAGACACCGCCCAATGCAAACTCTGTGGCTCGACCAATGCAAAAACTATGAGACTTGAAATTAGCATATGATGAACGTACTTTCGTGAAATATCTGGTGAGAACCCTGAGATTTGAGCCTAAGATATTTGCAACCCAAAAAAGGGAGGAACAGGAAACCTTCAGTACCTGGCGTACCGAGATATAATCAAGTATCGACTTTATTGTACAAAGGTTTGACTTTAATTCGACATTCTCAGGGTTATGGGTGTTCTGCTAGATATTGTAACTTATAAGGCTCTATTGTTGCCTTCGAATACAGAAAAGCGGCTGCACAGTGGTTCTGGTGAAGTACCTGATAACGCAAGCTGGCTTATTCAAGTCGTTGGCACGATTGTTAGCGAGAGTGTGGTATTGTGATACGGAGAAATCCGGAGAAACCGGAGGGAACCaacttttgtaaataattggAATATTATCTGCTATacgtttaaattattttataaatatgcaaacaattaattaattatgaatctagatattaaacttttttttaattacgacTGGAAATCAAACTGGTCTcctggaaaatattaacttgcTAAAAAGGCCGTGGATAAAGCAAAAAGCAAAAAGCGGTGGAAtgaaattgtttgtgtttgctTTACCTTATACATATAACATGCTTTTGGTCAGGGTTTGATGAGATATACTCATGCTTAAGAGCGGACTAGGTTTATCGGTCACTACCCAGCGTTAATAGTACGATAGCAAAACAGTGTTACCACCCAAACCAAAACTAGATGATATGATAAATTAATCAATATTAAGCATGTGAGCCATATATTCAAAGTGTTAATACGTGGTAAGTGCGAAGCATTTATCAATGTTCTGCAATGACGTAAGACGCAAAAATAACCAACAGCCGGAAGATCCAGTACTAGCAAGAAAATACGGATTTTGAAGCAAAACGCGTCCTAGCGGCTGGTAATGAAGGCTGAAAGGAAGAATAGGAAAGGGCTTGAAGTGAGGACATTAACATTTAGattgaactattttatttgaaaaaacagtgtctttaaatcataatttaaaataagtgCATGTCTTGTTTGAATAAGACCTATTATTGTTTGCAACTCAATTGTTAACACACATGCGGAGTGATActgttatattacacatgtgttataaagaaaaatactaaGTTAGTTATATTTAAACGGAAATATGGTATATCatgtgaaaatgatataaagtACATTACTTTTTATGTATGTAATTTTGACGATATTTTACGTTATCAAGATGAATGACTACGCAATTTGCTAGGACAACCCATACAGTGTTATAAATGGTGCGTTGCCTATGTCCATAACTGATATAAGTTATTATATAATCAGATTAATTTGTCATTACGTTTGCTTATAAGCGAGCCTTTTTTAGTGATTGGTTTATGAGATCGTACTGGAGAcggaaatgattgatttttGCCTTTCGATTGTAAGCGTATGCACAG is from Mya arenaria isolate MELC-2E11 chromosome 9, ASM2691426v1 and encodes:
- the LOC128246227 gene encoding uncharacterized protein LOC128246227 encodes the protein MVLLQRCLVFTSLIFILEFRSLAGVPLDRGETLVKRLADDLAVLIEYEVANAGSPPRSDDLDRLRLLQDRVRVAEALGVVSGDQNDIQKVILDLQDMAEKHRAKRGGDDCDVPAWCGYSGKYEP